A stretch of the Capsicum annuum cultivar UCD-10X-F1 chromosome 10, UCD10Xv1.1, whole genome shotgun sequence genome encodes the following:
- the LOC107845584 gene encoding uncharacterized protein LOC107845584 isoform X1 yields MADGRKECPTSPQAATAQLFGVLSSLLQQVVSSQWSKLKHYDNRGCLMRPTSAEGVLQCPKLQCFGGQGCLVRNNSSTSFSSVLVESLTNQEEVELRSKIYALGLEVTKVPSKSTQNLDEMEIAKQLDKLSEKLDDVDRMISSAVAADPQVGSLLCSTANLWMPVITAGSEERRNLNASVEDDLEVKGKNSQ; encoded by the exons ATGGCGGATGGAAGGAAAGAATGTCCAACATCACCTCAGGCAGCAACCGCCCAGCTATTCGGAGTTCTCTCCAGTCTTCTCCAGCAG GTGGTGTCTTCGCAGTGGTCAAAACTCAAGCACTACGACAATCGGGGCTGTTTAATGCGTCCTACAAGTGCTGAAGGAGTGTTGCAGTGCCCAAAGCTCCAGTGCTTCGGTGGGCAGGGCTGTTTAGTGCGCAACAATTCTTCAACAAGTTTTTCTTCAGTCCTT GTGGAATCATTGACTAATCAAGAAGAAGTGGAGTTGCGCAGTAAGATCTATGCACTAGGACTGGAAGTTACAAAAGTTCCTTCAAAATCAACGCAAAATCTTGACGAG ATGGAGATTGCAAAGCAGTTGGATAAATTGTCAGAAAAGCTGGATGATGTGGATCGGATGATATCCTCCGCTGTCGCTGCAGATCCACAAGTTGGGTCTCTCTTATGCAGTACTGCTAATCTTTGGATGCCAGTTATTACAGCCGGTTCTGAGGAAAGGCGTAACCTTAATGCGTCAGTTGAAGATGATCTTGAAGTGAAAGGCAAAAATTCTCagtag
- the LOC107845584 gene encoding uncharacterized protein LOC107845584 isoform X2: MADGRKECPTSPQAATAQLFGVLSSLLQQVESLTNQEEVELRSKIYALGLEVTKVPSKSTQNLDEMEIAKQLDKLSEKLDDVDRMISSAVAADPQVGSLLCSTANLWMPVITAGSEERRNLNASVEDDLEVKGKNSQ, from the exons ATGGCGGATGGAAGGAAAGAATGTCCAACATCACCTCAGGCAGCAACCGCCCAGCTATTCGGAGTTCTCTCCAGTCTTCTCCAGCAG GTGGAATCATTGACTAATCAAGAAGAAGTGGAGTTGCGCAGTAAGATCTATGCACTAGGACTGGAAGTTACAAAAGTTCCTTCAAAATCAACGCAAAATCTTGACGAG ATGGAGATTGCAAAGCAGTTGGATAAATTGTCAGAAAAGCTGGATGATGTGGATCGGATGATATCCTCCGCTGTCGCTGCAGATCCACAAGTTGGGTCTCTCTTATGCAGTACTGCTAATCTTTGGATGCCAGTTATTACAGCCGGTTCTGAGGAAAGGCGTAACCTTAATGCGTCAGTTGAAGATGATCTTGAAGTGAAAGGCAAAAATTCTCagtag